The Pseudomonas cucumis sequence TCCCACGCCGGGCGACCGTTGACGAATTTGTCCTCCAGCACCCACTGCACAAACGGCTCGCAGACCACCGGCCAAGCGTCGTCGATGCTGTGTTTGTCGTGCAGTTGCAGACGATGCTCGGTGCTGGTCATTGGCGTAATGCGGTCGACCATCGCATTAGGGAAGCTGACATGGCGCTCGATCCAGTCGCGCAGATCGGCATCGCGCAGGGCGGCGAATGCCAGCAGGGCTTTACGGGTCACGGCGCCGTTGTGCGGCAAGTTATCGCAAGACATCAGCGTGAACGCGGGCGTACCGGCTGCACGACGTTTGGCCAATGCGGCGCAGAGGAAACCGAATACAGTCTTTGGCGCGTTCGGGTGAGTCAGGTCGTGCTGGATCTGCGGCAGGTGCGCCATGAACTCGCCGTTGCTGTCGTCGATGCAATAGCCGCCTTCGGTGATGGTCAGCGAGACGATGCGAATGTCTGGATCGGCGAGTTTGTCGATCAGCACCTCGGCGCTGTCTTCGGCCAGCAGCATGTCGCGGATGGCGCCGATAACCCGCACTTCGGCGTCATCGGCGTCGCCCAGTTCGAACAGGGTAAACAGATAATCCTGCTCTTTGAGATCGTCCCGGGCGCGACGGTCTTCGGCGCGCAGGCCGACCCCGCAGATGGCCCAGTCCAGTGCTTCGCCGGTATTCATCAAGGCATCGGTGTAGTACGCCTGATGCGCGCGGTGGAAACCGCCGACGCCAATGTGCGCGATGCCTTGGCGGGTATCGCTCAGGGTGTAGGCGGGCAGGGCCACCTCGGGGGCGAGGCGGTTGAGGTTCTGTTTATTCAGTTTCATCACATGCTCTCGGATCAGGCAGCGGCGCGCAGTGGACGGGTCAGCGCCACGCCGTCGGCGTCGAATAAATGGCAGTGTTCGGCATCCAGGTGCAGGCTCAGGGTTTCACCATAACGGCTGGCCAGATCGCCGCGAACACGCATGGTCAGCGCTTCGCCGGAAGACGTAAGGACGTGGCAGAAGGTGTCGCTGCCCAGGCGTTCGCTGACGTCGGCGGTCACTTGCAGCGTGCAGTCGCCGGGTTGCGCCAACTCTAGGTGTTCCGGGCGAATGCCCAGGGTCACTGCGCCACCGACGCTCAGATTGGCAGCGCTCAACGGCAGGCTGATGCGAGTGCCGGCGTCCAACAGCACTTCGCAGCTTTGGCCGTTAACGCGGGTGACTTTTCCCTTGAGGAAGCCCATTTTCGGCGTGCCGAGGAAGCCTGCGACAAACAGGTTGGCCGGCTGGTGATACAGGTCCAGTGGCGAACCGACTTGCTCGATTTTGCCGCCATTGAGGACGACGACTTTGTCGGCCATGGTCATGGCTTCGACCTGGTCGTGGGTCACGTAGATCATCGTGGCTTGCAGTTCTTTGTGCAGGCGCAACAGTTCCAGGCGCATCTGCACCCGCAGGGCGGCGTCGAGGTTGGACAGCGGTTCGTCGAACAGGAAAATTTTCGGGTTGCGCACGATCGCCCGGCCGATCGCCACGCGTTGACGCTGACCACCGGACAGTTGCTTCGGCTTGCGCTCCAGCATCGGCCCCAGTTCGAGGATGCGCGCCGCCTCGCCGACTTTTTTCTCAACTTCGGCTTTCGCTACACCGGCCAGGTCCAGAGCGAACGACATGTTTTTGCGCACGCTCATGTGTGGGTACAAGGCGTAAGTCTGGAACACCATCGCCAGGTCGCGCTTGGCCGGGCTGACCTCGGTGATGTCGCGGCCATCCAGTTCGATGGTGCCGCCGCTGACTTCTTCAAGACCGGCGATCAGCCGCAGCAGGGTGGATTTGCCGCAGCCCGACGGGCCGACGAACACCACGAATTCCTTGTCATTCACTTCGAGGTCAATGCCTTTGATGATGGAAAAACCTTCGAAGCCTTTTTGCAGATTCTTGATTTTCAGGTTGGCCATGATGGCGCTCCTTTGTGCTTATTCTTTGAGGGCTATTTCACGGCGCCAAACGACAGGCCGCGGACCAATTGTTTCTGGCTGATCCAGCCGAAGATCAGGATCGGTGCACAGGCCAGGGTCGACACTGCCGACAACTTGGCCCAGAACAGACCTTCAGGGCTCGAGTACGAGGCGATCAACGCGGTCAGTGGCGCGGCCTGCGACGAGGTCAGGTTCAGCGACCAGAACGCTTCGTTCCAGCACAGGATCAGCGACAGCAAAACCGTGGAAGCCAGGCCGCCCTTGGCGATCGGCAGCAGCACCCGAACCATTTCTTGCCACAGCGTCGCGCCGTCCAGGCGTG is a genomic window containing:
- a CDS encoding ABC transporter ATP-binding protein; amino-acid sequence: MANLKIKNLQKGFEGFSIIKGIDLEVNDKEFVVFVGPSGCGKSTLLRLIAGLEEVSGGTIELDGRDITEVSPAKRDLAMVFQTYALYPHMSVRKNMSFALDLAGVAKAEVEKKVGEAARILELGPMLERKPKQLSGGQRQRVAIGRAIVRNPKIFLFDEPLSNLDAALRVQMRLELLRLHKELQATMIYVTHDQVEAMTMADKVVVLNGGKIEQVGSPLDLYHQPANLFVAGFLGTPKMGFLKGKVTRVNGQSCEVLLDAGTRISLPLSAANLSVGGAVTLGIRPEHLELAQPGDCTLQVTADVSERLGSDTFCHVLTSSGEALTMRVRGDLASRYGETLSLHLDAEHCHLFDADGVALTRPLRAAA
- a CDS encoding mannitol dehydrogenase family protein, which gives rise to MKLNKQNLNRLAPEVALPAYTLSDTRQGIAHIGVGGFHRAHQAYYTDALMNTGEALDWAICGVGLRAEDRRARDDLKEQDYLFTLFELGDADDAEVRVIGAIRDMLLAEDSAEVLIDKLADPDIRIVSLTITEGGYCIDDSNGEFMAHLPQIQHDLTHPNAPKTVFGFLCAALAKRRAAGTPAFTLMSCDNLPHNGAVTRKALLAFAALRDADLRDWIERHVSFPNAMVDRITPMTSTEHRLQLHDKHSIDDAWPVVCEPFVQWVLEDKFVNGRPAWEKVGVQFTDDVTPYEEMKIKLLNGSHLALTYLGFLKGYRFVHETMNDPLFVRYMRAYMDLDVTPQLAPVPGIDLTVYKNTLVARFSNQAIADQLERVCSDGSSKFPKFTVPTINRLIADGQETKRAALVVAAWALYLKGVDENGQTYAIPDPRAAFCQALVADDVLITQRLLEVEEIFGTAIPRSAEFVAAFEWCCNSLREVGVTRTLERVLAA